The genomic segment TATTTGCGACACTAACAGATTATATATGAAGTTTAAGAAATACAAGCCGGAGATCGTATTTCATGCCGCTGCATACAAGCATGTCCCCCTTATGGAGGATAATATAATTGAGAGCGTTAAAAACAATGTGCAGGGCACCTGGAATGTCATGGAATTATCTGATCAGACCGGGGTCGAAACATTTGTGCAGATATCTACAGATAAGGCCGTTAATCCCACCAGCGTAATGGGCGCTTCAAAGAGGATCGCTGAGATGGCTGTGGGACATATGAATTCGATCAGCAGTACTAAATTTATAGTAGTACGGTTCGGCAATGTCCTTGGCAGCAGCGGCAGTGTAGTGCCCCTGTTCAGAGAGCAGCTAAAAAAGGGCGGCCCCATCACAGTTACCCATCCGGATATACAGCGATTCTTTATGACCATCCCTGAGGCGGTCCAGCTGGTTCTTCAGGCAGCAGCCATGGGCAAAGGGGGAGAGACATTTGTTCTTGACATGGGCGAGCAGATAAAGATTGTAGACCTTGCACACAACCTGATTACATTATCAGGATTAGTGCCTGAAAAGGACATCAAGATAGTATATACAGGGCTTAGACCCGGAGAAAAACTGTATGAGGAATTATTTGATACAGAAGAAAATATCCTCCCGACATCCCACGAAAAGATAAACATGGCAATATCCGGCACAAACGGCATAGATTCCGGGAAATTCTTTGACCAGTTGATTGAATTACAGATCAAGGCATTGGGTTCAGACAAGGAAGGCGTACTTTCAACCATGAAAGACCTGATACCCACATATAACCAGACCCCGGCTTAAATAACCTTTAATCCCCCTTTTTCAACGGGGGGAAATTAGTTACCCCACTTTAGAAAAGGGGGTCAGGGGGGATTTGAAAGGCGTATTTTCTAATGAAAAATAACAACAACATAGTCTGGCACCATGCAGTTATCACCCCTATCCACAGGGAGAACAGGAACGGACACAAGGGAATAGTCCTCTGGTTTACAGGCCTGTCAGGCGCCGGAAAATCTACTCTTGCTCATTATGTTGAAGAGAGGCTCTTTAAGATGGGCTGTCATACCTTTGTCTTTGACGGTGATAATGTAAGGCACGGCCTCTGCTCTGACCTGGGATTTTCTCCTGAAGACCGCAGTGAGAACATAAGGCGTATCGGAGAGATGGTGAAGCTTTTTACAGAGGCAGGCATAATCGCATTGACCGCCTTCATCTCCCCATTCATTGTGGACAGGGAGCGTGTGAGGGCCCTTACAGGTTCAGAGAGGTTCATAGAGATATTCTGTGACAGCAGCATTGCTGTCTGTGAGAGCCGCGACACAAAAGGCCTCTATGCAAAGGCAAGGAGGGGTGAGATTAAAGGATTTACAGGCATTTCATCTCCCTACGAACCACCAGTAAATCCGGAGCTTTATCTAAAGACAGACGTAACATCATTAGAAGATTGCGTTGATGACGTCATAAAATATCTTAAAGACAAAAAATTCATTACACATAAACCGTGACTAACTTCAACTCCAACTACCCCTATTGACATCTTCCCTCAATATCAGTATATTAGTTCAACATCTGAACTCATCACCTAAGTTACCGCATCGTTAGTCTTATAAAAACCCATTGAACAATATATACAGGACAGCTCTTACCCCAATGTCCCCCATTGGCGGCAGCCTGTCCAGGGCTTCCCAAATGCTCATCGCTTCTTAAATGAACGGCCATCACCTGAAACTCCTTAATGAACTTTCAAAGGATAACAAACTTTCCCAGCGCGAGTTATCCCAAAAACTCGGCG from the Nitrospirota bacterium genome contains:
- the cysC gene encoding adenylyl-sulfate kinase; the protein is MKNNNNIVWHHAVITPIHRENRNGHKGIVLWFTGLSGAGKSTLAHYVEERLFKMGCHTFVFDGDNVRHGLCSDLGFSPEDRSENIRRIGEMVKLFTEAGIIALTAFISPFIVDRERVRALTGSERFIEIFCDSSIAVCESRDTKGLYAKARRGEIKGFTGISSPYEPPVNPELYLKTDVTSLEDCVDDVIKYLKDKKFITHKP